One genomic segment of Fervidobacterium pennivorans includes these proteins:
- a CDS encoding NADH-quinone oxidoreductase subunit D — protein sequence MGEVKLFFGPNHPGMHGNFSVHMYVEGDIVVKARPLPGFLHRGFEKLMERRLWYQNLALIPRICVPEPDINEACYAMAIEKIAKVEVPERAQWIRMIVLELARIANHLWSFGGIGGPLGMYTSMFWSVADRDKVLDIFEELTGARVYHMYIIPGGVRKDLPPKLEEKIMKLMDYLEQRMPEYETFILKNRILHTRLKGIAKIDTETCLKLGVTGIGLRATGVPYDIRKIDPYLFYDKVEFEIPTATEGDALARISLKPKEIRQSIRIIRQALEKMPSGPVNTKIGDGNGLRIRVPKGMAYARVESTRGEYGYLVVSNGGETPYRVAVRGASYPQGLYGVEHLLPGTRIDDVPIWLDTMGVCAPEIDR from the coding sequence ATGGGTGAGGTCAAACTGTTCTTTGGTCCAAATCACCCTGGAATGCACGGTAACTTCAGTGTTCACATGTACGTCGAAGGAGATATCGTTGTTAAGGCAAGACCACTACCAGGTTTTTTACACCGTGGGTTTGAGAAATTGATGGAAAGAAGACTTTGGTATCAGAATCTTGCATTGATACCAAGAATATGTGTGCCTGAGCCTGATATAAATGAAGCTTGTTATGCAATGGCAATTGAAAAGATAGCCAAAGTGGAAGTACCTGAGAGGGCACAATGGATAAGGATGATAGTTCTTGAACTTGCACGAATTGCAAACCATCTATGGTCCTTTGGAGGTATCGGAGGACCTTTAGGAATGTATACAAGTATGTTTTGGAGCGTTGCTGATAGGGACAAAGTACTTGACATCTTTGAAGAATTGACAGGAGCAAGGGTTTACCATATGTACATCATACCTGGTGGGGTAAGAAAAGATTTACCACCAAAACTTGAGGAAAAGATTATGAAACTCATGGATTACTTGGAACAAAGAATGCCAGAATACGAAACGTTCATCCTTAAAAATAGAATACTCCATACAAGGCTCAAAGGTATTGCAAAGATAGATACAGAAACCTGTTTGAAACTTGGCGTAACAGGTATAGGCCTGAGGGCAACCGGAGTTCCATACGACATCAGAAAGATTGACCCCTACTTATTCTATGACAAGGTAGAATTCGAAATCCCGACTGCTACAGAAGGTGACGCACTAGCAAGAATAAGCCTAAAACCAAAGGAAATAAGGCAGAGTATCAGGATAATCAGGCAAGCACTTGAGAAGATGCCATCTGGTCCTGTGAACACAAAAATCGGTGATGGAAACGGTTTAAGAATTAGGGTTCCGAAAGGAATGGCATATGCGCGTGTTGAATCTACGCGTGGAGAATATGGCTATCTTGTCGTATCCAACGGTGGGGAGACACCTTACAGAGTGGCAGTCAGAGGCGCTTCCTATCCGCAAGGCTTGTATGGCGTTGAACATCTACTACCTGGAACAAGGATAGACGATGTACCTATCTGGCTTGATACAATGGGCGTTTGTGCACCAGAAATTGATAGGTAA
- a CDS encoding NADH-quinone oxidoreductase subunit C: MTNSTNKPVTEVLGKAKELFNVKVEDIAERQYKLIAEKDKAIPLLAFLKESGYSHLSILTCVDWIEEKKFELVYILFNWSNGVTFLVSTFIDRDKPVFYTVKDMWPTAEYYERDVHEFFGVEFEGNERCKLPLILELWNDLPPLRKDFDPLKYSKEHFPDREYEKDAIHEAKIIRADLENTRGDING, encoded by the coding sequence ATGACGAATTCCACGAATAAACCTGTTACTGAAGTACTTGGGAAGGCTAAAGAACTTTTCAATGTCAAAGTCGAAGACATTGCAGAAAGGCAATACAAACTTATAGCAGAAAAAGACAAGGCTATTCCTCTGCTTGCTTTTCTAAAAGAATCAGGTTATTCACACTTGTCAATTCTTACTTGCGTTGACTGGATTGAAGAGAAAAAGTTTGAACTTGTCTACATACTCTTTAATTGGTCCAACGGTGTGACCTTCCTTGTCTCGACGTTTATCGATAGAGACAAACCTGTGTTCTATACTGTGAAAGATATGTGGCCAACGGCTGAGTATTATGAACGCGATGTCCATGAATTCTTTGGTGTAGAGTTTGAAGGAAACGAAAGATGCAAGCTACCGCTCATTCTTGAACTCTGGAACGATTTACCACCATTGAGGAAAGATTTCGACCCATTGAAATATTCTAAGGAACACTTCCCTGACAGAGAATACGAGAAAGATGCCATACATGAAGCAAAGATAATAAGAGCAGATTTGGAAAATACGAGGGGTGATATAAATGGGTGA
- a CDS encoding NuoB/complex I 20 kDa subunit family protein — protein sequence MDERSVWEKIADQLRSRSMWMLHYCTGCGAVELPPSMTSRFDMERLGMGPMATPRQADIFLITGYLSAKTLRRVIYTYEKMADPKYVIGFGSCTINGGIYYDSYSTINRLDYYIPVDLYIAGCMPRPEAILNAFNTLMEMIRKGEANGWKRYKENYEWYKQNQIRSLGEVIVHDEFHE from the coding sequence ATAGACGAAAGAAGTGTGTGGGAAAAGATTGCTGACCAACTAAGAAGTAGGTCAATGTGGATGTTGCATTACTGTACCGGGTGTGGTGCGGTAGAACTACCACCATCAATGACTTCACGATTCGATATGGAACGTCTTGGAATGGGACCTATGGCAACCCCAAGGCAAGCTGATATATTCCTTATAACCGGATACCTTAGCGCAAAGACATTAAGAAGGGTTATATATACATACGAAAAAATGGCTGACCCAAAATATGTTATCGGTTTTGGCTCTTGCACCATAAACGGAGGAATTTACTATGATTCCTACTCCACAATCAACAGACTCGACTATTATATACCTGTTGACCTTTACATCGCTGGCTGTATGCCAAGACCAGAGGCAATATTGAATGCTTTTAATACCCTGATGGAAATGATTAGAAAAGGTGAGGCTAACGGTTGGAAGCGCTACAAAGAAAATTACGAATGGTACAAGCAAAATCAAATTAGAAGCCTCGGCGAGGTGATTGTCCATGACGAATTCCACGAATAA
- a CDS encoding respiratory chain complex I subunit 1 family protein gives MTTLATVGRVTAVLLTAFFFGLTFEGLGRKITARIQKRYGPPWYQNFIDVFKTLTKHGWTHGWIFDFGVLMALGGVIATLSFVPLGNLVAFPGLDNFFVIAYLFTVGALGMAMGMVGTGNPWASIGVARALTLMLGYEVPYLIVITTLLFYHKTGNISNIIMAQAQSGQWNIVKFPIGALVALISLQGMLGKEPFEAPIAPAEIASGPMVELSAKYMGLLILMNTFMEFIEISLFVNFFLGGGTYFVFLLKYFLVWIFAVMVSAVLPRFRIEQAVAFYWTVPILLAFVQAFFVVNGWVF, from the coding sequence ATGACGACATTGGCAACTGTTGGAAGAGTGACCGCTGTTTTATTGACTGCATTCTTCTTTGGATTAACATTTGAAGGACTAGGTAGAAAGATAACCGCACGTATCCAAAAAAGATACGGTCCACCTTGGTATCAGAATTTCATTGATGTTTTCAAAACATTAACAAAACATGGTTGGACGCACGGTTGGATTTTCGACTTCGGTGTGCTTATGGCACTCGGAGGAGTAATTGCAACGCTTTCGTTCGTGCCTCTTGGTAATCTTGTTGCATTCCCAGGTCTTGATAATTTCTTCGTTATCGCATACCTTTTCACAGTCGGCGCGCTTGGTATGGCAATGGGTATGGTTGGAACTGGAAACCCTTGGGCATCTATAGGTGTTGCTAGGGCCTTAACCCTTATGCTTGGCTACGAAGTACCATATCTGATAGTGATAACCACATTATTGTTCTATCACAAAACGGGGAACATTTCCAACATAATAATGGCGCAAGCACAGTCTGGTCAATGGAATATAGTTAAATTCCCAATAGGTGCGCTTGTTGCTCTCATTTCGCTCCAGGGTATGCTCGGTAAAGAGCCATTTGAAGCACCTATTGCACCAGCCGAAATTGCATCTGGTCCCATGGTTGAACTTTCTGCGAAATATATGGGATTACTGATCCTCATGAACACCTTTATGGAATTCATCGAAATAAGCCTTTTTGTAAACTTCTTCCTTGGCGGAGGAACATATTTTGTGTTCTTGCTCAAATATTTCTTAGTTTGGATATTTGCAGTAATGGTTTCAGCAGTTTTACCAAGGTTCAGAATAGAACAAGCAGTTGCGTTCTACTGGACGGTTCCGATATTACTTGCTTTCGTGCAAGCGTTCTTCGTTGTAAATGGTTGGGTATTTTAA
- a CDS encoding proton-conducting transporter transmembrane domain-containing protein, producing MQSLQSLIIYLAVGTLIGYFLSKINKHLGPIVLFALSIFGLYALWGMPTGVTESLFGFEGVLKFTALSKYLSIVTLIVFACYGFFNISWISKAKRPAAFNALSILTLLGTLGVFFSAHLIVLYIFWEIAVLASLFIVPMGKEESRKATIWYVVISSIGTYLFLYGVFMLYERYGTFDIFEIAQHIQNASTGFRWAVVLLLLAAGIAKSGIFPLHVWLRNVHGNAPDTFSAVLSGQLVKMGSYLIALILSVFPIANMFSEFYNGVNILSYILIWLGNISILVGTLMAIKQNDMKMLIAYSTVANGGYILIGLAMLHQVGYAGGLFHVINHALAATMIFLSFAAVVYRTGTTKIDEMGGLIHRMPVTFVTYLVGIISLAGIPPTSGFISKWMIFQALVSKGMFVTEMFVFIGSIGSFLYVFRPLAGVFLGQLKSKHKEVKEVPIIMQIPMIILVALTVLWGVFPQQVLVWITNVQKEFGMKPFEFEGTVLKTSMGYWDTWIVFVMFAVGFTIAAVIYMLMPKGKKIPLEDQYTSGEFLHNYDLYHYATKFYAFLEREYEGHPSFEDWYLSIVNALKAFGKFVDYLARRTASAYIFWAAIVLALIMWVRW from the coding sequence ATGCAAAGTCTGCAAAGTCTTATAATCTATCTTGCAGTAGGAACGCTTATCGGTTACTTCCTGTCGAAGATAAATAAGCATCTGGGACCTATTGTGCTTTTTGCATTATCCATTTTCGGACTTTACGCTCTTTGGGGAATGCCGACAGGAGTGACAGAGTCACTATTCGGTTTTGAAGGTGTTCTAAAATTCACAGCACTATCTAAATACCTTTCAATTGTCACCCTGATAGTATTTGCATGTTATGGCTTTTTCAACATTTCGTGGATTTCAAAAGCGAAACGTCCAGCAGCGTTCAATGCACTTTCTATATTAACATTGCTCGGTACACTTGGTGTGTTCTTCTCTGCTCATTTAATAGTGCTTTACATATTCTGGGAAATTGCTGTTCTTGCATCTCTCTTTATAGTTCCTATGGGGAAAGAAGAGTCAAGAAAAGCGACAATTTGGTACGTAGTCATAAGCTCGATAGGTACTTATCTGTTCCTATACGGTGTCTTCATGCTCTACGAAAGATATGGAACATTTGATATATTCGAAATCGCTCAACATATTCAAAACGCTTCGACTGGATTTAGATGGGCTGTCGTTCTACTGTTGCTTGCGGCAGGTATAGCAAAAAGCGGTATATTCCCACTCCACGTGTGGCTCAGAAACGTCCATGGCAACGCGCCAGATACGTTCAGTGCAGTCCTTTCTGGTCAACTTGTGAAGATGGGGTCTTACTTAATCGCGCTAATTTTGAGTGTTTTTCCAATAGCAAACATGTTTTCAGAGTTCTACAACGGAGTAAATATCCTTTCCTACATACTTATATGGCTTGGTAATATCTCCATCCTTGTTGGAACGTTGATGGCAATAAAGCAAAACGATATGAAAATGTTGATAGCATACTCTACTGTTGCAAACGGTGGCTATATACTTATAGGTTTGGCTATGCTTCACCAGGTTGGTTACGCAGGTGGTTTGTTCCATGTAATCAATCACGCGCTTGCCGCAACGATGATATTCCTTTCATTCGCAGCGGTTGTTTACAGAACGGGAACGACAAAGATTGACGAAATGGGTGGACTTATTCATAGAATGCCTGTAACATTTGTCACATACCTTGTTGGCATTATCTCGCTAGCTGGAATTCCACCGACAAGTGGATTTATCTCAAAGTGGATGATTTTCCAGGCTCTCGTATCAAAAGGCATGTTCGTTACAGAAATGTTTGTGTTCATAGGAAGTATCGGTTCATTCCTCTATGTCTTCAGACCACTTGCTGGTGTCTTCCTTGGTCAGCTAAAGAGCAAACACAAAGAAGTTAAAGAAGTACCTATAATTATGCAAATTCCAATGATAATCCTTGTTGCATTAACAGTTCTTTGGGGTGTATTTCCGCAGCAAGTGCTCGTATGGATTACCAATGTCCAAAAAGAATTCGGCATGAAACCATTTGAATTCGAAGGCACCGTGTTAAAAACAAGCATGGGCTATTGGGACACATGGATAGTCTTTGTCATGTTCGCAGTTGGTTTTACAATCGCAGCAGTTATTTATATGCTCATGCCAAAGGGAAAGAAGATACCTTTGGAGGACCAGTACACATCAGGAGAATTCCTGCATAATTATGACCTTTACCACTATGCAACTAAGTTCTATGCTTTCCTTGAAAGAGAATATGAAGGTCATCCATCGTTCGAAGACTGGTACTTATCCATTGTGAACGCCCTGAAAGCCTTCGGGAAATTTGTCGACTATTTAGCTCGCAGAACAGCTTCGGCTTACATCTTCTGGGCAGCAATAGTTCTTGCGTTAATCATGTGGGTGAGGTGGTAA
- a CDS encoding complex I subunit 5 family protein, whose amino-acid sequence MIALLVAVPLAFGFATVAFPKLSRYILPFVALFNLVLLLGFVHPGQVTEIGKWPAAYGIVLVLDNVSYPFLIFVNLMLLALSISATYEDKLGVLLLVLTAALNGLLLTGDFFNSFVFLEIIAAVAYVLASQNKNSYAAFKYLIFGSVAGILYLIGVVSMYVYAGTLNMAYAGFIASPEYVQVAGILIVIALLVELKILPLGLWAPDVYSNGSTVTPVALGSAVTVAIFYLFSRIFFNILEPVKSMPVYVLSLISIVFAQLAAMKQKTLGRTVAYASIAGASTVMAALSSGALGVEKIASAAYLYLFNEAISMFILFTIYGYLNHKGFKNNSVAGIAFSLASISLIGFPLTAGFWAKINLLTALFEAGDYILPAILLVATVIEAGYLIKWNVDLWYVDDDSENEEMELPFGAQVVVLLFALALVIAGFMPDLITAYTDKIASHIFDFKTYFDTILKGGM is encoded by the coding sequence ATGATAGCGTTGCTCGTTGCTGTTCCTCTTGCATTTGGGTTTGCAACTGTTGCATTTCCAAAACTGAGTAGATATATTCTCCCATTCGTTGCACTTTTCAACCTAGTGCTTTTGCTTGGTTTTGTTCATCCAGGTCAGGTTACAGAAATAGGCAAATGGCCAGCGGCGTACGGTATTGTTCTTGTACTTGATAATGTTAGCTATCCGTTCCTTATTTTTGTTAACTTAATGTTATTAGCACTCTCCATCTCAGCAACGTATGAAGACAAACTTGGCGTACTTTTGCTTGTTTTAACGGCTGCGTTGAATGGCTTGCTCTTAACAGGCGATTTCTTCAACTCGTTCGTCTTCCTTGAAATCATCGCAGCAGTTGCTTATGTGTTGGCGTCTCAGAACAAGAATTCTTACGCTGCGTTTAAATACCTTATCTTCGGTTCTGTTGCCGGGATACTTTACCTTATAGGTGTTGTTTCGATGTATGTCTATGCTGGGACACTCAATATGGCATATGCAGGTTTCATCGCTTCACCAGAATATGTTCAAGTTGCAGGTATTTTGATTGTTATAGCCCTCCTTGTTGAGTTAAAGATACTACCACTGGGACTTTGGGCTCCTGATGTTTATTCTAACGGTTCAACAGTTACACCCGTTGCTCTTGGCAGTGCGGTAACAGTTGCTATCTTTTACTTGTTCTCTAGGATATTCTTTAATATTTTGGAACCTGTCAAGTCCATGCCGGTCTATGTACTCTCGCTGATATCGATAGTATTTGCTCAGCTTGCAGCAATGAAACAAAAAACATTGGGCAGGACCGTTGCATACGCATCGATTGCAGGAGCAAGTACGGTTATGGCAGCGCTCTCTTCCGGTGCACTTGGAGTAGAAAAAATTGCATCCGCAGCTTATCTATACCTTTTCAACGAAGCAATCTCCATGTTCATTCTTTTTACAATTTATGGTTACCTCAACCACAAAGGTTTCAAAAACAATTCAGTTGCAGGTATTGCGTTCTCGCTTGCTTCAATATCACTCATTGGATTCCCGCTAACTGCTGGTTTTTGGGCTAAGATTAACTTACTCACTGCGCTTTTTGAGGCAGGGGATTACATACTCCCGGCCATACTACTTGTTGCAACAGTTATTGAAGCAGGATACTTAATTAAATGGAACGTTGACCTCTGGTATGTCGATGACGATAGCGAAAATGAAGAAATGGAACTTCCATTCGGAGCGCAAGTCGTTGTTTTGTTATTTGCTCTCGCACTCGTTATAGCAGGTTTTATGCCAGATTTAATCACTGCCTACACAGACAAGATAGCATCTCACATCTTTGATTTCAAAACATACTTCGACACGATACTGAAAGGGGGTATGTGA
- a CDS encoding sodium:proton antiporter, translating into MIYYIAFILFGIGLYGIVSQKNLFKQLVSLTIIDTAVNIFIVSLGYLHGAEAPIYSSVTPLANFVDPLPQALVLTAIVISVGTLAVAAMLLVHIHEEHGSVDADEIRAAKEVIE; encoded by the coding sequence ATGATATACTACATTGCCTTTATTCTCTTCGGTATCGGCTTGTATGGAATAGTCTCCCAGAAAAATCTGTTTAAACAACTTGTCTCGTTAACAATAATAGACACTGCAGTAAACATCTTCATCGTGTCACTTGGGTATTTACACGGTGCGGAAGCGCCTATCTATTCTTCTGTAACTCCCTTAGCTAATTTCGTTGACCCGCTCCCACAAGCTCTCGTTCTCACAGCAATTGTTATAAGCGTTGGAACATTGGCAGTTGCTGCTATGCTATTGGTACACATACACGAAGAGCATGGCTCAGTTGACGCTGATGAAATTCGTGCAGCAAAGGAAGTGATAGAATGA
- the mbhE gene encoding hydrogen gas-evolving membrane-bound hydrogenase subunit E, whose amino-acid sequence MRRIWAVLISVVFLYFFLGTYFPTLPKFGNIDMYRRVSFDYISKSTTTSYQPVEYKKSKGLEDGSANVVTSIVVNYRSFDTLGEVTVLFAAALGVGILANIKKRRIEFEEHKVLSVATGIIFPLILLFGAYIFIHGHLTPGGGFPGGTVIALGVLLLMLAKNEFKVTDVAKHTEQIAGSGYVLVGLIGMAVVGVFLANFLPTGTIGNLFSAGVVPIVYSLIGFKVGAELSSLVSDMREGDKA is encoded by the coding sequence ATGAGAAGAATTTGGGCAGTACTTATAAGTGTTGTATTTCTTTACTTCTTTTTAGGAACTTACTTTCCAACGCTACCGAAATTTGGAAACATCGATATGTACAGAAGGGTATCATTCGACTACATCAGCAAATCAACGACAACAAGCTACCAACCTGTTGAGTATAAAAAATCCAAAGGGTTAGAAGATGGCAGTGCAAATGTTGTTACATCTATCGTTGTGAATTACCGTTCATTCGACACGCTTGGAGAAGTTACAGTCCTCTTTGCAGCGGCACTTGGAGTAGGAATTCTCGCAAATATCAAAAAGCGAAGAATTGAATTCGAAGAACACAAGGTCTTATCCGTCGCAACGGGTATAATTTTCCCTCTGATACTACTCTTTGGTGCTTATATATTCATCCACGGTCACCTTACTCCAGGTGGCGGATTCCCAGGAGGTACTGTTATCGCTTTAGGTGTTTTGTTATTAATGCTTGCCAAAAACGAGTTTAAAGTCACAGATGTTGCAAAACACACAGAACAAATCGCTGGTTCTGGCTATGTGCTCGTTGGGCTTATTGGTATGGCAGTTGTTGGTGTTTTCCTCGCAAACTTCCTCCCAACAGGAACTATCGGAAATCTCTTTAGTGCAGGTGTAGTGCCTATTGTCTACTCGCTTATTGGTTTCAAAGTTGGAGCCGAGTTGTCGAGTCTTGTATCTGATATGAGGGAGGGGGATAAAGCATGA
- a CDS encoding hydrogenase subunit MbhD domain-containing protein, with translation MSKLVEFFTNLELIDWIFYLVGGLMVVFSIFAVEARRIFDSVLALSAVSLLSVLLFIVLKAPDVAITEAAVGSGLASAVMIFALFRMKAGEKK, from the coding sequence ATGAGTAAACTCGTAGAATTCTTTACCAATCTTGAACTTATCGACTGGATATTTTACCTAGTAGGTGGGCTTATGGTTGTTTTCTCGATATTTGCAGTCGAAGCAAGGAGAATCTTTGATTCGGTTCTTGCTCTTTCAGCTGTAAGTCTTCTTTCGGTTTTGCTTTTCATTGTCTTGAAAGCTCCAGATGTTGCTATTACTGAAGCTGCCGTGGGCTCTGGTCTCGCGAGCGCCGTTATGATTTTCGCCCTTTTCAGAATGAAGGCAGGTGAAAAGAAATGA
- the mnhG gene encoding monovalent cation/H(+) antiporter subunit G translates to MTELTQQIIGYTLTGLGALFYFYAGLGLLRMPDFYTKLQASTKATTLGTFSVVLGVGILNPSFLGKSLLLIVFVALTNPVASSVMIRAAYKNKVPVCKETTVDEIAPILTNQESQRNGGENHE, encoded by the coding sequence ATGACAGAATTAACCCAGCAAATAATAGGCTACACATTGACAGGGCTCGGTGCACTTTTCTATTTTTACGCTGGGCTCGGTCTTTTGAGAATGCCTGATTTCTACACTAAATTGCAAGCATCAACGAAAGCAACAACACTCGGTACATTCTCAGTTGTGCTTGGAGTTGGAATACTAAACCCATCTTTCCTTGGTAAATCTTTGTTGCTGATTGTTTTTGTGGCGCTCACAAACCCGGTTGCCTCTTCCGTTATGATTAGAGCTGCATACAAAAACAAAGTACCTGTCTGTAAAGAAACAACAGTTGATGAAATTGCTCCGATACTTACAAATCAAGAAAGTCAAAGAAACGGTGGTGAGAATCATGAGTAA
- a CDS encoding cation:proton antiporter, protein MSGSLLIDLIVFGLTGLGVFFSLLRFLIGPTSFDRLMAIDMMNVMIIGLISLLAYMFKNNMYMDIAILYGLLGFIETIVFARYLENQANTPSNCAETKSMDGDAK, encoded by the coding sequence ATGAGTGGAAGCCTCTTAATCGATCTTATCGTCTTCGGTCTTACAGGTCTTGGAGTTTTCTTCTCACTTTTGCGGTTTCTTATAGGACCAACGAGTTTCGATAGACTTATGGCAATTGACATGATGAATGTAATGATAATTGGGCTCATTTCACTTTTGGCATATATGTTTAAGAACAATATGTACATGGATATCGCAATACTCTACGGATTGCTTGGGTTCATAGAAACCATAGTCTTCGCAAGGTATTTGGAAAATCAAGCGAACACACCCAGCAATTGTGCTGAAACAAAATCTATGGATGGTGATGCGAAATGA
- a CDS encoding Na+/H+ antiporter subunit E, which produces MSFSVFIVTFFTWLILTWTIDPQEIIVGLIVSFVVSLIFKKYYNIKLNGKFIPGLFKFLFIYVPVFVWEMLKANLDVASRVVEPKVRVKPGFVRIKTGLKGDVAKLTLANSITLTPGTITVDIKDDELYVHWIDVKGTDEESKKEFYGRFERILKGVYE; this is translated from the coding sequence GTGAGTTTTTCAGTTTTTATTGTGACATTTTTCACTTGGTTGATTCTCACCTGGACGATTGACCCTCAGGAAATCATTGTAGGTCTCATCGTCTCGTTTGTTGTCTCATTGATATTCAAAAAGTACTACAACATCAAGCTCAACGGGAAGTTTATTCCTGGGTTGTTCAAATTTCTTTTCATTTACGTTCCGGTCTTTGTTTGGGAGATGTTGAAAGCAAACCTTGACGTAGCTTCAAGGGTTGTTGAACCTAAAGTAAGGGTGAAACCCGGCTTTGTTCGAATTAAAACAGGTTTAAAGGGCGATGTTGCAAAGCTGACGCTCGCGAATTCTATAACGCTCACTCCTGGAACGATTACTGTTGATATTAAAGATGATGAACTCTATGTTCACTGGATTGATGTTAAGGGAACCGATGAGGAGTCTAAGAAAGAGTTCTATGGAAGGTTTGAACGCATACTGAAGGGGGTGTACGAATGA
- the pdxT gene encoding pyridoxal 5'-phosphate synthase glutaminase subunit PdxT, with protein sequence MVIGVSGIQGDFREHKWMIEKLGIGTHVVRTPEDLEKVDGLIIPGGESTTMIRIMKRIGLFDALKEKILNGFPVYGTCAGLIVLAKEIENYPQESLGVIDIKVRRNAYGRQVDSFEEYVEIKGFDRPFKAIFIRAPRVEAWGEGVETLAFLDNHPIMLRQNNVLVTSFHPELTDDTRIHEYFVEMVKQYSKK encoded by the coding sequence ATGGTAATCGGAGTTTCTGGTATACAAGGTGATTTCAGAGAACACAAATGGATGATAGAGAAGCTCGGAATAGGAACCCACGTTGTCAGAACACCGGAAGACTTGGAGAAAGTCGATGGACTAATTATTCCCGGTGGTGAATCAACAACAATGATTCGAATAATGAAACGCATAGGCTTATTTGACGCGCTAAAGGAAAAAATTCTCAATGGATTTCCAGTTTACGGAACTTGTGCAGGACTTATCGTTCTTGCAAAAGAAATTGAGAATTACCCGCAAGAGTCGTTGGGGGTTATAGACATAAAGGTGCGCAGGAATGCATATGGAAGACAAGTCGACAGCTTTGAAGAATACGTAGAAATCAAAGGATTTGACAGACCTTTCAAAGCTATTTTCATCCGTGCGCCACGTGTCGAAGCTTGGGGAGAAGGGGTAGAAACTCTCGCATTCCTTGATAACCATCCTATCATGCTAAGACAGAACAACGTGCTCGTTACATCTTTCCATCCAGAATTGACAGATGACACACGCATACATGAATATTTCGTCGAGATGGTAAAACAATACAGTAAAAAATGA
- the pdxS gene encoding pyridoxal 5'-phosphate synthase lyase subunit PdxS: MEKGTWEIKKGFAEMFKGGVIMDVTTAEQAKIAEEAGAVAVMALERVPADIRKAGGVARMASIAKIKEIMEAVSIPVMAKVRIGHIAEARILEALGVDFIDESEVLTPADDKYHINKHEFKVPFVCGARNLGEALRRIAEGAAMIRTKGEAGTGNVVEAVKHMRTVMAEIRKVQNMPYEEIVTYAKEIGAPVELVQQVKELGRLPVVNFAAGGIATPADAALMMMLGADGVFVGSGIFKSKDPMKMAKAIVMAVTYWNDPEMLLKISEDIGEPMEGLEIETLEVRLQERGW, translated from the coding sequence ATGGAAAAGGGAACATGGGAAATCAAGAAAGGTTTTGCTGAAATGTTTAAAGGTGGCGTTATTATGGACGTTACCACAGCAGAGCAAGCTAAGATTGCAGAAGAAGCAGGTGCTGTTGCCGTTATGGCACTTGAGAGAGTGCCAGCAGATATAAGAAAAGCTGGTGGAGTTGCGAGGATGGCTAGTATTGCAAAGATTAAGGAAATCATGGAGGCTGTTTCTATACCAGTTATGGCAAAAGTCAGAATCGGGCACATTGCAGAAGCCAGAATTCTTGAAGCCCTTGGTGTAGACTTTATTGATGAATCGGAAGTCCTCACACCAGCCGATGACAAATACCACATAAACAAACACGAATTCAAAGTTCCGTTCGTTTGTGGTGCAAGAAACCTTGGGGAAGCACTGAGAAGAATCGCAGAAGGTGCCGCAATGATAAGAACAAAAGGTGAGGCAGGAACAGGAAATGTTGTTGAAGCTGTCAAACACATGAGAACAGTTATGGCTGAAATCAGAAAAGTTCAAAACATGCCATATGAAGAAATAGTTACTTATGCAAAAGAAATAGGCGCTCCTGTTGAACTTGTTCAACAAGTAAAAGAACTTGGTAGACTTCCCGTTGTCAACTTCGCAGCAGGTGGCATTGCAACACCAGCAGATGCTGCACTTATGATGATGCTTGGAGCAGATGGTGTCTTCGTAGGAAGCGGTATATTCAAATCAAAAGACCCAATGAAAATGGCAAAGGCTATCGTTATGGCAGTTACATACTGGAACGACCCGGAAATGCTTTTGAAGATTTCTGAAGATATCGGAGAACCAATGGAGGGCTTGGAAATCGAAACACTCGAAGTAAGATTGCAAGAGAGAGGTTGGTGA